In a genomic window of Candidatus Thiothrix sulfatifontis:
- the lptF gene encoding LPS export ABC transporter permease LptF → MIINRYLFKEIALSFAATLLVLTLIIVGNTFVRLLADASSGNLPADLVGNLLWLGALKQLIRLIPVALLIGMMLAFSRLYRDSEMAALRAAGFAPRHFYQAIFSFVLPLTLVLAVLVIVVSPWLESNNAELRREINERPEAAGIPPGEFVSSGTAERNYTALAESIDPSRTVMERFFIRAQDGAKEVLIWAKSAVLFIDSGSGERVLQISDGYRYESDPEQGGMTIIRFGEHSIRIPLRNYNASNSLAAVPILQLWQQTDNASQAELQWRAAVIISAPLLALLAFPLSYTAPRQGRYGKIAVAILIYALYASLLATVRGMMERGDFPLLPGLWWIHLLVLGLAFWLLHKYYGKPA, encoded by the coding sequence GCTTTGCTGCCACGTTGTTGGTGTTGACGCTGATCATTGTGGGTAACACGTTTGTGCGGCTGTTAGCCGATGCCAGCAGTGGCAACCTGCCTGCGGATTTAGTGGGTAATTTGTTGTGGCTCGGCGCGTTGAAACAACTGATTCGCTTGATTCCAGTCGCGCTGCTGATCGGGATGATGCTGGCATTTAGCCGCTTGTACCGCGATTCAGAAATGGCAGCATTGCGGGCGGCGGGGTTTGCACCCCGGCATTTTTATCAAGCGATTTTCAGTTTCGTATTACCCTTAACGCTGGTGTTAGCCGTATTGGTGATCGTGGTGTCGCCTTGGTTGGAAAGCAATAATGCGGAGTTACGGCGTGAAATTAACGAGCGTCCAGAAGCAGCAGGCATTCCACCCGGTGAATTTGTCAGCTCCGGCACGGCTGAACGCAATTATACCGCACTCGCCGAAAGCATTGATCCCAGCCGCACGGTCATGGAACGCTTTTTCATCCGCGCTCAAGACGGTGCTAAAGAGGTGCTAATTTGGGCTAAATCGGCGGTGTTATTCATTGATTCCGGCAGTGGTGAGCGGGTATTACAAATCAGCGACGGCTACCGTTACGAATCGGATCCAGAACAAGGCGGCATGACGATTATCCGTTTCGGCGAACACAGCATCCGCATACCCCTACGCAATTACAACGCCAGTAACAGCTTGGCAGCCGTTCCTATCCTGCAATTGTGGCAGCAAACGGATAATGCCTCGCAAGCAGAACTGCAATGGCGGGCGGCGGTGATCATTTCAGCACCGTTATTGGCTTTATTAGCCTTTCCATTGAGTTATACCGCACCTCGGCAAGGACGTTACGGCAAAATTGCCGTGGCTATTCTTATCTACGCGCTCTATGCCAGTTTATTAGCGACGGTGCGCGGCATGATGGAACGCGGGGATTTCCCCCTACTGCCCGGTCTGTGGTGGATACACTTGTTAGTGCTGGGATTAGCCTTCTGGCTGTTGCACAAATATTACGGAAAACCTGCATGA